From the genome of Streptococcus marmotae, one region includes:
- the pdxA gene encoding 4-hydroxythreonine-4-phosphate dehydrogenase PdxA, with translation MKKIIGITLGDPAGIGPEISLKAFAKKELYNHCRPLLVGDKSVVEYYLDRHPEIGLHLNVIDLAADGKYTHGIVDMIDLGIVDMNHFEIGKVSSVGGDAAFQYVKKVIELAMSQEIDATVTNPLNKEAMNSAGHHYAGHTEIYADLTGTDKYTMMLADGNLRVVHVSTHVSLREACDRATKERVLDVIRIANTACKNLGIGNPRIAVAGLNPHCGENGLFGTEEIEQINPAVEAAKLEGINVCGSLPADTLFSKANGGMYDIVVAMYHDQGHIPLKLLGFVYDQAIGSWKAVQGVNITLGLPIIRTSVDHGTAFDQAGHWTASEISLENAIDYAIRLAEHSPKKVEKR, from the coding sequence ATGAAAAAAATTATTGGAATTACTTTGGGGGATCCTGCAGGTATTGGTCCTGAGATTTCTTTAAAGGCTTTTGCAAAAAAGGAACTCTATAATCATTGTCGACCGCTTCTCGTAGGCGATAAATCAGTCGTGGAATATTATCTAGATAGACACCCTGAAATTGGGTTGCATCTTAATGTTATTGATTTAGCCGCAGATGGCAAATATACTCATGGAATAGTTGATATGATTGATTTGGGAATAGTTGACATGAACCATTTTGAGATTGGGAAAGTTTCTTCAGTTGGGGGAGATGCAGCTTTCCAATATGTCAAAAAAGTGATTGAACTAGCAATGAGTCAAGAAATCGATGCTACTGTTACGAATCCTTTAAATAAGGAGGCGATGAATAGTGCTGGTCATCATTATGCAGGCCATACGGAGATTTATGCGGATTTAACAGGGACGGATAAGTATACTATGATGCTTGCTGATGGGAATCTTCGAGTTGTTCATGTATCGACCCACGTTTCTCTACGTGAAGCATGTGACCGTGCTACGAAAGAAAGAGTATTAGATGTTATTCGTATTGCAAATACCGCATGTAAAAATCTTGGAATTGGAAATCCACGGATTGCTGTAGCTGGACTTAATCCTCATTGTGGAGAGAATGGACTTTTTGGCACAGAGGAGATTGAACAGATTAATCCAGCAGTTGAAGCTGCTAAATTAGAAGGGATTAATGTGTGCGGTTCTTTACCTGCTGATACGCTATTTTCAAAAGCTAATGGTGGCATGTATGATATTGTTGTTGCTATGTATCATGATCAAGGGCACATTCCGCTTAAACTTCTAGGGTTTGTGTATGATCAAGCGATTGGTTCATGGAAAGCGGTTCAAGGTGTCAATATCACCCTTGGTTTACCAATTATTCGAACATCTGTTGATCATGGTACAGCCTTTGACCAAGCAGGTCATTGGACTGCTAGTGAAATTAGTCTTGAAAATGCTATTGATTATGCAATTCGATTAGCTGAGCATTCGCCGAAGAAGGTAGAGAAGCGATGA
- a CDS encoding YhcH/YjgK/YiaL family protein, with protein MIIERIDCLVKYQALLKNIEAALAELDLRKNHFEEGVRYSFNGGFIFFQTGITKFRKEAKFETHRKYIDVQVILEGSEYLALADPSQLNTIISYDANKDVEKYEGEIRNYIRIDKGMAYVCFPWDAHQAVFHLQEPSYFKKAVIKLEI; from the coding sequence ATGATTATTGAACGCATAGACTGTTTAGTAAAATACCAAGCACTTCTAAAAAACATAGAAGCTGCATTAGCAGAGCTTGATTTAAGAAAGAATCATTTTGAAGAAGGAGTGCGTTATTCTTTTAATGGTGGTTTTATCTTTTTTCAAACAGGTATAACCAAATTCAGAAAGGAAGCGAAATTTGAGACACATCGGAAGTATATTGATGTTCAAGTGATTTTAGAAGGTTCGGAGTACTTAGCTCTAGCAGACCCCTCTCAATTGAATACAATAATATCATACGATGCTAACAAAGATGTTGAAAAATATGAGGGGGAAATCCGAAACTATATAAGAATTGATAAAGGAATGGCTTATGTATGCTTTCCATGGGATGCGCATCAAGCAGTCTTCCATTTGCAGGAACCCAGTTATTTTAAAAAAGCAGTTATTAAATTAGAAATTTGA
- a CDS encoding sialidase family protein, which yields MVKLPSVRISEPNGIVYRDEFLGVDFGLIPTGGKATAHAPALIETIDGGLLCAWFAGTFEGSGDISIAVSKLDPRTQIWSVPKIVSKGQNRSEQNPAFFRAPDNQIWLIYTSQLSRQEGKDNMQFTSVIMVQKSSDEGISWNEPEVLFPEEGTFSRQAIQVLSNGRWIFATWICEDSPEGLTNDPTEFRVSDDAGKTWGIVRMPNSNGRVHANLIEVESGHLVAFMRSRFADNVYISESYDFGDTWTEPVRSSLPNNNASISAIRLQSGEIALAYNDNAARNPEFGKVSWPGLRNPVAVSVTEDFGKTWPIGRIFETAEGFIGVENKTNNSQYEYPTLYQTKDGLLHLVYAYKNRLCVKYVRFSVSDLFGAKRETEGIYNPTSGAGIEK from the coding sequence ATGGTAAAACTTCCTAGTGTACGTATCTCAGAACCGAATGGTATTGTTTATCGGGATGAGTTTTTGGGTGTGGATTTCGGTTTAATCCCAACAGGAGGTAAAGCTACTGCTCATGCCCCAGCGTTAATTGAGACAATAGATGGTGGTTTGCTCTGTGCTTGGTTTGCAGGAACTTTTGAAGGAAGTGGAGATATCTCCATTGCAGTTTCAAAACTAGATCCTAGAACACAGATATGGTCAGTCCCTAAAATTGTTTCAAAAGGTCAGAATCGAAGTGAGCAAAATCCAGCCTTCTTTCGTGCTCCAGATAATCAAATATGGCTTATTTATACATCACAGTTAAGTAGGCAGGAGGGAAAAGATAATATGCAATTCACTTCTGTTATTATGGTACAAAAATCTTCGGATGAAGGAATTAGCTGGAATGAGCCTGAAGTATTATTCCCAGAAGAGGGAACATTTTCTCGGCAAGCTATACAGGTTTTAAGCAATGGTCGCTGGATTTTTGCAACATGGATTTGTGAGGATTCTCCAGAAGGTTTGACGAACGATCCAACGGAATTTAGAGTGTCCGATGATGCAGGGAAAACATGGGGAATTGTCCGTATGCCTAATAGTAATGGACGAGTACATGCAAACTTAATTGAGGTAGAGTCAGGACATTTAGTAGCATTTATGAGAAGTCGCTTTGCAGACAATGTATATATTAGTGAATCGTATGATTTTGGGGATACTTGGACAGAACCTGTGAGATCTTCATTGCCAAATAATAATGCAAGTATCAGTGCTATCAGACTTCAATCTGGAGAAATCGCATTGGCATACAATGATAATGCAGCGCGCAATCCAGAATTTGGTAAAGTATCATGGCCAGGTCTTCGTAATCCAGTGGCTGTTTCTGTTACAGAAGATTTTGGAAAAACATGGCCGATAGGCAGAATTTTTGAGACTGCAGAAGGCTTTATTGGAGTTGAAAATAAGACAAACAATTCCCAATATGAGTATCCAACGCTCTATCAAACGAAAGATGGATTATTACATTTGGTATATGCTTATAAAAATCGTTTATGTGTAAAATATGTTCGTTTCTCAGTATCTGATCTTTTTGGTGCAAAGCGTGAAACTGAAGGGATTTATAATCCAACCTCAGGAGCTGGTATCGAAAAGTAG
- the rpmG gene encoding 50S ribosomal protein L33 — translation MRVNITLEHKESGERLYLTSKNKRNTPDRLQLKKYSPKLRKHVIFTEVK, via the coding sequence ATGCGCGTAAATATTACACTTGAACACAAAGAATCTGGTGAACGCTTGTACCTTACTTCTAAAAACAAACGTAACACTCCAGACCGTCTTCAATTGAAAAAATACTCACCAAAATTGCGTAAACACGTGATTTTCACTGAGGTTAAATAA
- the hisS gene encoding histidine--tRNA ligase produces MKLQKPKGTQDILPKESAKWQYVEAFARKTFGKYNYQEIRTPIFEHYEVISRSVGDTTDIVSKEMYDFYDKGDRHITLRPEGTAPVVRSYVENKLFAPEVQKPVKLYYMGSMFRYERPQAGRLREFHQIGVECFGSSNPATDVETIAMAAQFFKEIGIQNITLHLNTLGSSASRAAYRKALIDYLTPLKETLSKDSQRRLEENPLRVLDSKEKEDKAAVENAPSILDYLDEESQAHFDSVRAMLDSLGIAYVIDTNMVRGLDYYNHTIFEFITEVSGSELTICAGGRYDGLVEYFDGPATPGFGFGMGMERLLLVLDKQGVELPVAEGLDVYIAVLGQEVNGKALEITQALRNQGFKVERDYLGRKLKAQFKSADQLNAKTVIALGDSEVEQGQVTVKNNQTREEITVSLAELTENFKEIFEKMNQ; encoded by the coding sequence ATGAAATTACAAAAACCTAAAGGAACCCAAGATATTTTGCCAAAAGAATCTGCTAAGTGGCAGTATGTGGAGGCATTTGCCCGCAAAACCTTTGGCAAGTACAATTACCAAGAAATTCGCACGCCGATTTTCGAGCATTATGAGGTGATTAGCCGTTCGGTCGGAGATACGACGGACATCGTCAGCAAGGAAATGTATGATTTCTATGACAAGGGTGACCGCCATATCACGCTTCGGCCAGAAGGAACAGCCCCAGTCGTCCGGTCGTATGTGGAAAATAAGCTTTTTGCACCAGAAGTCCAAAAACCGGTGAAATTGTACTACATGGGCTCTATGTTTCGCTATGAGCGTCCACAGGCAGGACGCTTGCGTGAATTTCACCAGATTGGGGTGGAGTGCTTTGGCTCTAGCAACCCTGCGACAGATGTGGAAACCATTGCCATGGCGGCACAATTCTTCAAGGAAATCGGCATTCAAAACATTACACTGCACTTGAATACCTTGGGAAGTAGTGCTAGCCGTGCTGCGTACCGCAAGGCCTTGATTGATTACTTAACGCCGTTGAAGGAGACCTTATCAAAAGATAGCCAACGCCGTTTGGAGGAAAATCCGCTGCGTGTGTTAGATAGCAAGGAAAAAGAGGACAAGGCAGCGGTTGAGAATGCGCCGTCAATCTTGGATTATTTGGATGAGGAAAGTCAGGCACATTTTGATAGCGTGCGTGCCATGCTTGACAGCCTTGGAATTGCCTACGTTATTGATACCAATATGGTTCGTGGTTTGGACTACTACAACCACACTATTTTTGAATTTATCACGGAGGTATCCGGCAGTGAGTTGACCATCTGTGCGGGCGGTCGCTATGATGGCTTGGTCGAGTATTTTGACGGCCCGGCAACACCAGGTTTTGGCTTTGGCATGGGGATGGAGCGTTTGCTCCTCGTTCTTGACAAGCAGGGAGTTGAGCTACCTGTGGCAGAAGGACTGGATGTGTATATCGCTGTCTTGGGGCAAGAAGTGAATGGTAAGGCTCTGGAAATCACCCAAGCTCTCCGCAATCAAGGCTTTAAGGTGGAACGAGATTACTTGGGTCGAAAACTCAAGGCCCAGTTCAAGTCAGCTGATCAGCTCAATGCGAAGACAGTTATCGCCCTTGGCGACAGCGAGGTCGAGCAAGGTCAAGTGACGGTTAAAAACAATCAGACACGCGAAGAAATCACGGTGAGCCTGGCTGAGCTAACAGAGAATTTTAAAGAAATCTTTGAAAAAATGAACCAGTAA
- a CDS encoding iron-containing alcohol dehydrogenase, whose protein sequence is MLVDYSLKMPKNVFAGENALEQLETLIPQNVKKVAIFTDKGILSVGLVDRVAEMLDKRQLSYCILSEIPAEPSCQQAQDVVDIFKKTESNFIIAVGGGSVMDVAKLASVLATDVYTVKDLLIDPLIATKQVPSLMIPTTAGTGSEATPNSIVGVPEKGLKVGIVNPEMIADYVILDARLIKNLPIKIAAATGVDAMCHAIECFTSNKRNPFSNTFALEAFDLIFNNIIEACTNPEALEAKSKMLLGSFYAGVAITASGTTGIHALSYPLGGKYHIAHGVSNAILLMPVMRFNEPVIKPYFAQAYDRVVRDRETNLSIEEKSEYILNELGRIVKVLDIPTSLKEFNVPIEDLDDLVEAGMQVERLLVNNMRKITAEDARAIYKEVL, encoded by the coding sequence ATGTTAGTAGATTATAGTTTAAAAATGCCTAAAAATGTTTTTGCAGGAGAGAATGCCTTGGAACAACTTGAGACACTTATTCCTCAAAATGTAAAAAAAGTAGCTATTTTTACAGATAAGGGAATATTAAGTGTTGGATTAGTTGATAGAGTAGCGGAAATGTTGGATAAAAGACAATTGTCTTATTGTATTTTATCGGAGATACCTGCTGAACCGAGTTGTCAGCAAGCACAAGATGTTGTTGATATATTTAAAAAAACAGAGTCAAATTTTATTATTGCCGTAGGTGGTGGAAGCGTTATGGATGTTGCTAAGTTAGCATCTGTCTTAGCAACAGATGTCTATACGGTGAAAGACTTACTTATAGATCCTCTTATCGCTACAAAACAAGTGCCTTCTCTAATGATTCCGACAACTGCCGGTACAGGTTCAGAAGCCACTCCCAATAGTATTGTAGGTGTTCCTGAAAAAGGTTTAAAGGTTGGTATTGTAAATCCAGAGATGATTGCAGATTATGTGATTTTAGATGCTCGATTGATTAAGAATCTACCCATTAAAATTGCAGCTGCAACAGGTGTTGATGCCATGTGTCATGCTATTGAATGTTTTACATCTAATAAGCGTAATCCATTTAGTAATACCTTTGCCCTAGAAGCTTTTGATCTTATTTTTAATAATATTATTGAAGCTTGCACCAATCCGGAAGCGCTAGAGGCGAAGTCAAAGATGTTACTGGGTTCTTTTTATGCAGGTGTGGCAATAACAGCGTCAGGTACTACAGGAATTCATGCTTTGTCATATCCTTTGGGGGGAAAATATCACATTGCTCACGGGGTATCGAATGCAATTTTATTGATGCCTGTTATGCGTTTCAATGAGCCGGTTATTAAACCGTATTTTGCACAAGCTTATGATCGAGTGGTAAGAGATAGGGAAACTAATCTATCTATAGAAGAAAAATCTGAATATATTTTGAATGAACTTGGGCGTATTGTAAAAGTACTAGATATTCCGACAAGTCTAAAGGAATTTAATGTTCCAATAGAGGACTTAGATGACTTGGTAGAAGCTGGTATGCAGGTTGAACGCCTCCTAGTTAATAATATGCGTAAAATTACAGCAGAGGATGCTAGAGCGATTTATAAAGAAGTGTTATGA
- a CDS encoding ABC transporter substrate-binding protein, which translates to MKKKVLTGILSAVAVLALAACGASKSSQETRSSSADSTTFTYAIDGDPSSTNPINTSDRWGLTLTNFIYSPLVRVEADGSYVNELAEKYEVAADGLSITVKLRQDVKWSDGEAFTADDVLFTYAQKVKKENGNADSLYINGQPVSLEKVDDYTVKFNLPAVSAAALDNIVTETYIIPEHAYNDEPDFSVNELTNVPVGTGPYKFVEYKHGQYIKLAANENYYKGKPAVENLVLRIITSADTRKVALQTGEVDASFVLPTDIADLDQKMLTTYAYTENRVGYLGLNTSTPELKDVRVRQALLYALNKEDMDQAAYLDKEYYETPYSFLPVANPYATEKVEKYEQNLEKAKSLLTEAGVTNLKVNLGYNTSDAAQTLQATLIQEQLSQIGVTVELAGGDSTALFAELRKEGSTAYDLFLGGYIMGNDPDQYARLFKSGGGSNYFKLRSDKVDALFEKGAVELDKSKREAIYDDLQVALAEEAAIYPIVDNKKILAVNNRIEGVKEAGLVPIYTFEDPSHLKIKQ; encoded by the coding sequence ATGAAGAAAAAAGTGTTAACGGGCATCCTATCTGCAGTGGCTGTATTGGCCTTGGCAGCATGCGGAGCAAGTAAGTCGTCTCAGGAAACACGTTCATCGTCAGCGGACAGTACAACTTTTACTTATGCTATTGACGGGGACCCGAGTTCAACTAATCCAATCAATACGAGTGACCGTTGGGGATTGACCTTGACAAACTTTATTTATTCGCCATTGGTACGTGTAGAAGCTGATGGTTCTTATGTGAATGAATTGGCGGAGAAGTACGAGGTTGCTGCAGACGGTCTGAGCATTACGGTGAAATTACGACAAGATGTGAAATGGTCAGATGGGGAAGCCTTTACTGCTGATGACGTTCTCTTTACCTATGCACAAAAGGTGAAAAAGGAAAATGGGAATGCAGATAGTTTGTATATCAATGGCCAACCAGTTAGCTTAGAAAAGGTTGATGATTATACAGTGAAGTTTAATCTTCCAGCTGTTAGTGCGGCAGCCTTGGATAATATCGTAACCGAGACTTATATTATTCCAGAGCATGCCTACAACGATGAGCCAGATTTCTCTGTGAACGAATTGACCAATGTTCCAGTTGGGACTGGTCCATACAAATTTGTCGAATACAAGCATGGGCAGTATATCAAATTGGCGGCAAACGAGAACTACTATAAAGGAAAGCCAGCAGTTGAGAATCTCGTGCTACGGATCATTACTAGTGCTGATACTCGGAAAGTTGCCCTACAGACAGGCGAGGTGGACGCATCTTTTGTTTTGCCGACAGATATTGCGGATTTAGACCAAAAGATGCTGACAACTTACGCTTATACTGAAAATCGTGTCGGCTACCTAGGTCTCAATACGTCTACACCCGAACTAAAGGACGTGCGGGTACGTCAAGCCCTCCTCTATGCTCTTAATAAAGAGGACATGGACCAAGCAGCTTACCTAGACAAAGAATATTATGAAACACCGTATTCATTCTTACCAGTTGCGAATCCATATGCGACTGAAAAAGTAGAGAAATATGAGCAAAATCTAGAAAAAGCGAAGTCTCTATTAACTGAAGCTGGCGTGACGAATTTGAAAGTGAATTTAGGCTATAATACATCAGATGCAGCCCAAACCTTGCAAGCGACTCTTATCCAAGAGCAATTGTCACAAATCGGAGTGACAGTCGAATTGGCTGGAGGTGATTCAACTGCCCTCTTTGCAGAATTGCGCAAAGAAGGATCGACAGCGTATGATTTATTCTTGGGTGGCTACATCATGGGCAATGACCCAGACCAATATGCACGTCTGTTTAAATCAGGCGGTGGTTCCAATTACTTTAAATTACGTTCGGATAAGGTAGATGCTCTCTTTGAAAAAGGGGCTGTTGAGCTAGATAAGAGCAAGCGAGAGGCGATTTATGATGACTTGCAAGTGGCTCTTGCTGAGGAAGCGGCTATCTATCCAATCGTTGACAATAAGAAAATCTTGGCAGTGAATAATCGTATCGAAGGGGTGAAAGAAGCTGGTTTAGTTCCAATCTATACCTTTGAAGATCCATCTCACTTAAAGATTAAACAATAA
- the dapA gene encoding 4-hydroxy-tetrahydrodipicolinate synthase, whose translation MLEVKGIIAPIITPMYDDESINFDEFRNQIDRLIASGIHGIFVFGTNGESYILSENEKLQVIQVAVEHTAGRVPVYVGTGLNGTRGTIRFSKKVEELGVDALSIITPSFAVASQDELYEHFKLVAEAVDLPIILYNIPARTGNMLAPETVGKLSEISNIVGIKDSSGNFDTILQYIEHTRNNEQFVVLSGNDSLILWTLLAGGAGAIAACSNVYPLTMVQIYEQFIAGDIQTSRQYQDSIRSFRNCFRFGNPNTIVKYAVAELGYPVGKARAPFNHLSEEGFEALREVIAENKNQGMQ comes from the coding sequence ATGTTAGAAGTGAAAGGAATTATTGCCCCTATCATCACCCCTATGTATGATGATGAAAGTATTAATTTTGATGAATTTCGTAATCAGATTGATCGTTTAATTGCTAGTGGTATTCACGGAATTTTTGTTTTTGGTACAAATGGGGAGTCATATATTTTATCAGAAAATGAAAAATTACAAGTTATACAGGTAGCTGTTGAACATACAGCAGGACGTGTACCTGTGTATGTTGGTACAGGCTTGAATGGGACTAGAGGGACTATTCGTTTTTCGAAGAAAGTTGAAGAACTAGGAGTAGATGCGCTCTCCATTATTACTCCTTCATTTGCTGTAGCATCTCAAGATGAGTTGTATGAACATTTTAAATTGGTAGCAGAAGCTGTTGATTTACCAATCATTCTGTATAATATTCCAGCTCGAACTGGAAATATGCTTGCTCCGGAAACAGTAGGAAAACTGAGTGAGATTTCAAATATTGTAGGTATTAAAGATTCAAGTGGAAATTTTGATACAATTCTTCAGTATATTGAGCATACCCGAAACAATGAACAATTTGTGGTTCTCTCAGGAAATGATTCGCTGATTTTGTGGACATTACTGGCAGGTGGAGCAGGAGCTATTGCTGCATGTTCTAATGTATATCCTCTAACAATGGTACAGATATATGAACAGTTCATTGCTGGAGATATTCAAACGTCTCGCCAATATCAAGATAGTATCCGCTCTTTTAGAAATTGTTTCCGATTTGGCAATCCTAACACGATAGTCAAATATGCTGTAGCGGAGTTAGGCTATCCAGTTGGTAAGGCGAGAGCGCCTTTTAATCATCTATCAGAAGAAGGTTTTGAGGCACTACGTGAAGTTATTGCTGAAAATAAGAATCAAGGAATGCAGTAG
- the rpmF gene encoding 50S ribosomal protein L32 has protein sequence MAVPARRTSKAKKNKRRTHYKLTAPSVKFDETTGDYSRSHRVSLKGYYKGRKIAKAAAAE, from the coding sequence ATGGCAGTACCTGCACGTCGCACATCAAAAGCGAAGAAAAACAAACGTCGTACACACTACAAATTGACAGCTCCATCTGTTAAATTTGACGAAACTACTGGAGATTACTCACGTTCTCACCGTGTATCTTTGAAAGGATACTACAAAGGACGTAAGATTGCTAAAGCTGCTGCAGCTGAATAA